A portion of the Mustela erminea isolate mMusErm1 chromosome 19, mMusErm1.Pri, whole genome shotgun sequence genome contains these proteins:
- the DERPC gene encoding decreased expression in renal and prostate cancer protein produces the protein MKEPRIFPRERPTPWTRAQLPPRGRLDGSMGPQGGPVLNTGHPLGMNSDPFLMASSSLGGNLAPFPRNPSPFPTSSGSLASNPAPFPAGARDPSMASFPRGMNPAGAGAVSFPRPGGLLGPGPGPSLNPRAGALPGPGPLSNPRLGGLPGPGPMSNPRSGGLLGTGPDSRSGGPMGPGSGPNLRAGVLLTSGNGPPNPRPVGLGPGPSPNLRSGFVSTNPAPRSGMFPGPGLGPSPRAGGLGPGLGPSPRAGGLGPGPNMDTRAGGLLGTGSGLNLRMAGPQGLDLAPILRAAGLLGANSAAFSQASGNMGTSPSSMARVPGPIGPNSGPVSRGIGLPGPNPSPMSRAPGPLGPNSAHFSRPAGPMGVNANPFPRGTGSGGLNPVSFSQSSGTLASNPSTFQRSAGLQGSSPAIFPRTSGPLGPNPANFPRASGLQGPSPAAFPRSTGPLGPGQVNFPRSAPGPLGSSPAGPVGINPGPFARPTGTLGLNPSSFPRMNGPVSKTLVPFPRVGSLPGTNPAAFPRPGGPMAAMYPNGMLPP, from the coding sequence ATGAAAGAACCCCGGATTTTCCCTAGAGAGCGGCCAACTCCTTGGACTCGTGCTCAGTTGCCACCTCGAGGACGGCTCGACGGTTCCATGGGACCACAGGGTGGTCCTGTTTTGAACACAGGCCACCCGCTAGGCATGAATTCTGATCCCTTCCTTATGGCATCCAGTTCTCTTGGTGGAAATCTGGCCCCATTTCCAAGGAACCCTTCGCCTTTTCCaacctcatcaggctccttggctTCAAATCCAGCACCTTTCCCTGCTGGTGCTCGTGACCCAAGCATGGCTTCTTTTCCAAGAGGGATGAATCCCGCTGGTGCAGGTGCAGTTTCTTTCCCAAGGCCTGGTGGCCTCTtgggcccaggcccagggccaTCCCTAAATCCTAGGGCAGGGGCTCTTCCAGGTCCAGGGCCTCTGTCTAACCCAAGGTTAGGGGGTCTTCCAGGGCCAGGTCCTATGTCTAACCCAAGGTCCGGTGGTCTCCTGGGAACAGGTCCTGACTCCAGAAGTGGTGGCCCTATGGGCCCTGGGTCTGGGCCCAACCTGAGAGCAGGTGTCCTGTTGACTTCTGGGAATGGTCCTCCTAATCCTAGGCCCGTTGGCCTGGGACCAGGACCAAGTCCTAATCTGAGGTCAGGGTTTGTTAGTACAAACCCTGCCCCGAGGTCGGGTATGTTTCCAGGCCCAGGTCTTGGGCCCAGCCCAAGGGCTGGTGGCCTGGGCCCAGGTCTTGGGCCCAGCCCAAGGGCAGGTGGCCTGGGCCCAGGCCCTAATATGGATACCAGAGCAGGTGGCCTCCTGGGCACAGGATCTGGTCTTAACTTAAGAATGGCTGGACCTCAAGGCCTAGATCTTGCCCCCATTCTAAGAGCAGCAGGTCTTTTAGGAGCAAATTCAGCTGCTTTCTCACAGGCTTCTGGAAACATGGGCACAAGCCCATCCTCTATGGCAAGAGTACCTGGACCCATAGGCCCAAACTCGGGTCCTGTCTCTCGGGGAATTGGCCTTCCTGGGCCAAACCCGTCTCCCATGTCCAGAGCTCCTGGCCCCCTAGGTCCTAATTCAGCTCATTTTTCAAGGCCAGCTGGGCCCATGGGGGTAAATGCTAATCCCTTTCCAAGGGGGACAGGTTCAGGGGGGCTGAATCCAGTTTCCTTCTCTCAGTCCTCTGGCACATTGGCTTCAAATCCATCTACCTTCCAGAGGTCTGCTGGCCTCCAGGGCTCAAGCCCAGCAATTTTCCCAAGAACCTCTGGGCCACTAGGCCCCAACCCAGCTAACTTCCCAAGGGCCAGTGGCTTACAGGGTCCAAGTCCGGCTGCTTTCCCAAGGTCTACTGGCCCATTAGGACCTGGTCAGGTTAATTTCCCCAGGTCAGCTCCTGGGCCCCTGGGCTCTTCTCCAGCAGGCCCTGTGGGTATCAACCCAGGTCCTTTTGCAAGGCCAACTGGGACCCTGGGTCTAAACCCATCTTCCTTTCCAAGGATGAATGGCCCTGTGAGCAAGACTTTGGTCCCATTTCCTAGAGTGGGGAGCCTCCCTGGCACAAACCCAGCTGCTTTCCCCAGACCAGGGGGTCCAATGGCTGCAATGTACCCAAATGGGATGTTACCCCCTTAA
- the CHTF8 gene encoding chromosome transmission fidelity protein 8 homolog gives MVQIVISSAGAGGLAEWVLMELQGEIEARYSTGLAGNLLGDLHYTTEGIPVLIVGHHILYGKIIHLEKPFAVLVKHTPGEQDSDELGCKTGTRYLVTALIKNKILFKTRPKPIITNVPKKV, from the exons ATGGTGCAAATTGTTATTTCCAG TGCTGGGGCTGGAGGCCTGGCAGAATGGGTGCTGATGGAGCTACAGGGGGAGATCGAGGCTCGCTACAGCACTGGATTAGCTGGAAACCTCCTGGGAGACCTACATTACACCACTGAG GGAATCCCTGTGCTGATCGTGGGGCATCATATCCTGTATGGAAAAATCATCCATCTGGAGAAACCTTTTGCTGTCCTTGTCAAACACACTCCTGGGGAGCAGGACTCTGATGAGCTTGGCTGCAAGACTGGCACCCGGTACCTGGTGACAGCACTCATCAAAAACAAGATCCTTTTCAAAACTCGCCCCAAACCCATTATCACCAACGTCCCCAAGAAAGTATGA